One region of Mycolicibacterium lutetiense genomic DNA includes:
- a CDS encoding Abi family protein, which produces MDAHELPLEELISPARYQRYRAAARGDTARAARLYMWNCDLSAAYWPSIALVEVAIRNAIDSQLCSHLGVTREDGWHAEVLADRPRIHLTDKELDRVKKSIDAFERRNNPAGQPRVEPTGGDIVADLSLGFWVSLVGEGIPRRHANVYDYFTKLWRPFLHKAFPHYGPGMTSAGPLRNRLRTFELLRNRIAHHEHIFTLSPNHNLDNIIALAGFIDPALADYLRGNQQVTAVTSRYSSQVLLQPSE; this is translated from the coding sequence ATGGACGCCCACGAACTCCCCCTTGAAGAGCTGATCTCCCCTGCCCGCTACCAGCGGTATCGAGCGGCCGCCCGCGGCGATACAGCTCGCGCGGCGCGGCTCTACATGTGGAACTGCGACCTCTCCGCGGCTTACTGGCCATCAATCGCACTCGTCGAAGTCGCCATCCGAAACGCCATCGACTCGCAGCTCTGCTCCCACCTCGGCGTCACACGCGAAGACGGCTGGCACGCCGAAGTCCTCGCCGACCGCCCACGCATCCACCTGACCGACAAAGAACTCGACAGGGTCAAGAAGTCGATCGACGCGTTCGAGCGCAGGAACAACCCCGCCGGTCAGCCCCGCGTGGAACCCACCGGCGGCGACATCGTCGCCGATCTCAGCCTCGGGTTCTGGGTGTCCCTCGTCGGTGAAGGCATCCCTCGTCGTCACGCGAACGTCTACGACTACTTCACAAAGCTTTGGCGGCCATTCCTCCACAAGGCCTTCCCGCACTACGGACCAGGTATGACGTCGGCTGGTCCACTGCGTAACCGCCTGCGCACCTTCGAGCTACTTCGCAACCGGATAGCCCACCACGAACACATCTTCACCCTCAGCCCAAACCACAACCTGGACAACATCATTGCCCTCGCTGGATTCATCGACCCTGCCCTCGCGGACTACCTCCGGGGCAACCAGCAAGTGACAGCAGTAACCAGCCGGTACAGCAGCCAAGTCCTCTTGCAGCCGTCGGAATGA
- a CDS encoding HEPN domain-containing protein → MTTKFRGGPQVRLQVGAHACIELPGRASGSMTDFVERMSAVDDLVQLATFESCGTSQITLHTISDESVSLLIHTGQNARPDDLHKPASIVFTLADVTLESYLLTRRRFTEGNQASYAWSVVVGLCGHSSRMVEEYVSQALAAAEGFHRWCLGGGSDVTLNARLQALHERLAPDVQAALGLDTARWASWAVWARNHVAHGGTKTWRPLRDSFELHSVAESVHLVTYLVALEELGVPVTKVLDALLNHPRLSTLVARCSQVNDLGEAT, encoded by the coding sequence ATGACGACCAAATTCCGGGGCGGACCGCAGGTGCGGCTACAAGTCGGCGCTCACGCCTGTATTGAGCTGCCCGGCAGGGCCTCCGGGTCAATGACCGACTTCGTGGAGCGGATGTCGGCCGTGGATGACCTCGTTCAACTAGCTACATTCGAGTCCTGCGGCACCTCGCAGATCACCCTTCACACCATCAGCGATGAGAGCGTCTCGCTGCTAATACATACCGGCCAAAACGCTCGGCCCGATGATCTGCACAAGCCGGCATCCATCGTGTTCACCCTCGCCGATGTCACCCTCGAGTCGTACCTCCTGACGCGGCGGCGGTTCACCGAAGGAAACCAGGCAAGTTACGCGTGGAGTGTCGTCGTGGGTCTGTGCGGACATTCATCCCGCATGGTTGAGGAGTACGTGAGCCAGGCGCTGGCAGCGGCCGAGGGCTTCCACCGCTGGTGCCTTGGCGGCGGAAGCGACGTGACGTTGAACGCACGCCTGCAGGCACTACACGAGAGGCTCGCCCCCGATGTGCAAGCGGCGCTCGGCCTCGACACCGCTCGTTGGGCAAGCTGGGCGGTGTGGGCTCGCAACCATGTCGCACACGGCGGCACCAAAACTTGGCGCCCGCTTCGCGACAGCTTCGAACTCCATTCGGTCGCTGAGTCGGTTCACCTCGTCACCTACCTCGTCGCACTGGAGGAACTCGGCGTGCCCGTGACCAAGGTGCTCGACGCTCTGCTCAACCACCCCCGACTGAGCACACTCGTGGCGCGATGCTCACAGGTCAACGATCTCGGTGAGGCAACCTGA
- the istB gene encoding IS21-like element helper ATPase IstB has translation MTTTNRVAADPVGADLLRLLKALKLGALADTLPERAALARQHKLSHIGFLETLLADEVSRRESRSAALRAAKAGLDPSMRFDSWTAQQDLRYDRTLLGDLTSLRFLDAGQSAIILGPVGVGKTHLATALGHIAIRRRHSVLFARSDKLFTRLRAARLDHTVDAEIRRLAAVDVLIIDDFALRSLDATETSDFYEIVVERHQNKTTIVTSNREPAEWLTMTADTLLAQSAIDRLTAAAHTLVIEGPSYRQRTRPGQLDPEEPDEHPR, from the coding sequence ATGACTACCACCAACCGCGTGGCCGCAGACCCGGTGGGCGCTGACCTGCTCCGACTGCTCAAAGCACTCAAACTCGGTGCCCTGGCCGACACCCTGCCCGAACGGGCCGCACTTGCCCGCCAGCACAAACTCAGCCACATCGGATTCCTGGAAACACTGCTCGCCGACGAGGTATCCCGACGCGAATCCCGTTCAGCCGCCCTGCGGGCGGCCAAAGCCGGACTCGACCCGAGCATGCGCTTCGACTCTTGGACCGCACAACAGGACCTGCGCTACGACCGCACCCTGCTCGGCGACCTGACCTCGCTACGATTTCTCGACGCCGGACAGTCCGCAATCATCCTCGGGCCCGTCGGCGTAGGCAAAACACATCTGGCAACAGCCCTGGGACACATAGCCATTCGGCGCCGCCACAGCGTCCTGTTCGCCCGATCCGACAAACTGTTCACCCGGCTACGCGCCGCCCGACTCGACCACACCGTCGACGCCGAGATCCGCCGGCTGGCGGCCGTCGACGTCCTGATCATCGACGACTTCGCGCTGCGCTCCCTCGACGCCACCGAAACCAGCGACTTCTACGAAATCGTCGTCGAACGCCACCAGAACAAGACCACCATCGTGACATCAAACCGGGAACCCGCCGAATGGTTGACCATGACCGCCGACACCCTGCTCGCCCAATCAGCCATCGACCGACTCACCGCTGCGGCCCACACCCTGGTCATCGAAGGACCGTCCTACCGCCAACGCACTCGACCCGGCCAGCTTGACCCAGAAGAACCCGACGAGCATCCTCGATAA
- the istA gene encoding IS21 family transposase, whose amino-acid sequence MAFREVSVNEIREVLRVWLGVAGLPAPGYRTIAAHCGVDRKTVRRYVEAAQAAGLHRSDGVEAVDDGLIGVVADAVRPVRPDGHGAAWEQLLGFEDQITAWVAGDGEQRPLTITKIETLLARQGCVVPYRTLNRFAGERCGFGRKDTTVRVADGDPGVECQIDFGYLGMLTDADDGRRRKVHALIFTAVYSRHMFVWLTYSQTLVAVVAGCQAAWEFFGGVFAVLIPDNLKPVIAAADAVNPRFTQGWLDYAGHVGFLTDPARVRSPKDKPRVERAVQYVRRNFWDGETFISIEQAQQAVTVWCLRTAGTRIHGSTCARPVEVFTTEEQPLLLAVPGAYDVPVFKAVKVHRDFHAEVAKALYSLPEQWIGTTVDVRADGELVKFYHRGVLVKVHPRQPPGGRSTDRADLPEHKAVYALRDLTTLIATCAAHGPNIGIYAERILDDPLPWTRMRTVYRLQGLVRRYGAQRVEQACSVALDLDVVSVNKIASMLERATENTIPVLPLAVGHTATRFSRDPSEFSTTSTSLTVIANADSEGIC is encoded by the coding sequence ATGGCTTTTCGGGAGGTCAGTGTGAACGAGATCAGGGAAGTGCTGCGGGTGTGGCTGGGGGTCGCCGGGCTACCGGCACCGGGCTACCGCACGATCGCCGCGCATTGCGGCGTGGACCGCAAAACGGTGCGCCGCTACGTCGAGGCCGCGCAAGCGGCTGGTCTGCACCGCAGCGACGGCGTTGAGGCCGTCGATGACGGGTTGATCGGGGTTGTCGCCGACGCGGTGCGCCCGGTACGCCCGGATGGCCACGGCGCAGCGTGGGAACAGCTGCTGGGGTTCGAGGACCAGATCACCGCGTGGGTGGCCGGCGATGGTGAGCAGCGTCCGTTGACGATCACCAAGATCGAGACCCTGCTGGCCCGTCAGGGGTGCGTGGTGCCGTATCGGACGTTGAACCGATTCGCTGGTGAGCGTTGCGGTTTCGGCCGCAAGGACACCACGGTGCGGGTCGCCGACGGGGATCCCGGGGTGGAATGCCAGATCGATTTCGGCTACCTCGGGATGCTCACCGACGCCGATGATGGGCGGCGCCGCAAGGTGCACGCGCTGATCTTCACCGCCGTCTACTCCCGGCACATGTTCGTGTGGCTGACCTACTCGCAGACCCTGGTGGCGGTGGTCGCTGGCTGCCAGGCGGCGTGGGAGTTTTTCGGCGGCGTGTTCGCGGTGCTGATCCCGGACAACCTCAAGCCGGTGATCGCTGCCGCTGATGCGGTCAATCCCCGGTTCACCCAGGGGTGGCTCGACTACGCGGGCCATGTCGGATTCCTCACCGATCCGGCTCGGGTGCGCTCCCCCAAGGACAAGCCGCGAGTGGAACGCGCAGTGCAGTACGTCCGCCGAAACTTTTGGGACGGTGAAACATTCATCAGTATTGAGCAGGCGCAGCAGGCTGTCACCGTGTGGTGTCTGCGTACTGCCGGGACCCGTATCCACGGCAGCACCTGTGCACGGCCGGTGGAGGTGTTCACCACCGAGGAGCAACCGCTGCTGCTGGCGGTGCCGGGCGCCTACGACGTGCCGGTGTTCAAAGCGGTCAAGGTGCACCGCGACTTCCACGCCGAAGTCGCCAAAGCCCTCTACTCGCTTCCCGAGCAGTGGATCGGCACCACCGTCGACGTGCGTGCTGACGGTGAGCTGGTGAAGTTCTATCACCGCGGTGTGCTGGTCAAAGTCCACCCCCGTCAGCCTCCGGGTGGCCGCAGTACCGACCGTGCCGATTTACCCGAGCACAAAGCCGTTTACGCGCTGCGGGACTTGACGACGCTGATCGCCACCTGCGCCGCGCACGGCCCCAATATCGGGATCTACGCCGAACGCATCCTCGACGATCCGCTGCCGTGGACGCGGATGCGCACCGTCTACCGACTCCAGGGTCTGGTGCGTCGTTACGGCGCGCAACGCGTCGAGCAGGCCTGTTCGGTGGCACTGGATCTCGATGTCGTCTCGGTCAACAAGATCGCCTCGATGCTCGAGCGTGCCACGGAGAACACGATCCCGGTACTGCCGCTGGCCGTCGGCCACACCGCTACCCGGTTCTCGCGTGATCCCTCTGAATTCAGCACCACCTCAACATCATTGACCGTGATCGCCAATGCCGACTCCGAGGGGATCTGCTGA
- a CDS encoding IS30 family transposase: MRSPGRPDPSRSVQRQFWRLIAQGVSTDDAAAEVGVSTPVATRWFHHAGGMTPISLDEPTGRYLSFAEREEIALLRAQGAGVREIAREIKRDPSTVSRELRRNAATRSGTQVYRAGVAQWKAQQAAKRPKPAKLAVNPQLREYVQQRLDGSVRGPDGTAVAGPQTKAWNGRNKPHRQDRRWSTAWSPEQIAHRLPLDFPDDESMRISHEAIYQSLFIEGRGALKRELVACLRTGRALRVPRARTQNKPQGHVTADVVISKRPAEAADRAVPGHWEGDLIIGAGRSAIATVVERKSRSVMLVHLPRLEGWGLAPPVKNGPALSGYGAEAMNAALIASLAQLPKQLRQTLTWDRGKELAAHAQFTFDTGTKVFFADPHSPWQRPTNENTNGVLRQYFPKGTDLSRWSAQDLEAVALTLNNRPRKVLGWKTPAEVFAQQLHSLQQPGVATTD, encoded by the coding sequence ATGCGCTCACCAGGGCGCCCGGACCCGTCGCGGTCGGTGCAGCGTCAGTTTTGGCGGCTGATCGCCCAGGGTGTCTCCACCGACGACGCAGCCGCAGAGGTCGGCGTGTCGACACCGGTGGCGACCAGGTGGTTCCACCACGCTGGCGGCATGACGCCGATCAGTCTGGATGAGCCCACGGGCCGGTATCTGTCGTTCGCCGAGCGGGAGGAGATCGCACTGCTACGCGCCCAGGGCGCCGGGGTGCGTGAGATCGCCCGCGAGATCAAGCGTGACCCCTCGACAGTTTCGCGGGAACTGCGGCGCAACGCAGCCACCCGCAGCGGCACGCAGGTGTACCGCGCAGGGGTGGCGCAGTGGAAGGCCCAGCAAGCAGCAAAGCGCCCGAAACCCGCGAAACTGGCAGTCAACCCGCAGCTGCGTGAGTACGTGCAGCAGCGGCTCGATGGCAGTGTCCGCGGACCCGACGGCACCGCCGTCGCAGGTCCGCAGACCAAGGCCTGGAACGGCCGCAACAAGCCGCACCGACAAGACCGACGGTGGTCGACAGCATGGAGCCCGGAACAGATTGCCCACCGCTTACCGCTGGATTTCCCCGATGATGAGTCCATGCGCATCAGCCATGAGGCGATCTATCAGTCCTTGTTCATCGAGGGGCGTGGGGCGCTCAAACGGGAATTGGTCGCGTGCCTGCGGACCGGTCGTGCGCTGCGGGTCCCGCGGGCCAGGACACAGAACAAACCGCAGGGACATGTCACCGCGGACGTCGTGATCAGCAAACGCCCTGCCGAAGCCGCCGATCGCGCAGTTCCTGGGCATTGGGAGGGTGATTTGATCATCGGTGCGGGCCGGTCGGCGATTGCCACCGTGGTGGAACGCAAGAGCCGCTCGGTGATGCTGGTTCACCTTCCCCGCCTCGAGGGGTGGGGTCTGGCGCCGCCGGTGAAGAACGGGCCGGCGCTCAGCGGCTACGGCGCCGAGGCGATGAACGCTGCCCTGATCGCCTCACTGGCACAGCTACCCAAGCAGCTGCGTCAGACGTTGACATGGGACCGCGGCAAAGAGTTGGCCGCGCACGCCCAGTTCACCTTCGACACCGGAACGAAGGTGTTTTTCGCCGACCCGCACTCGCCATGGCAGCGGCCTACCAACGAGAACACCAATGGCGTTCTGCGTCAGTACTTTCCGAAAGGCACCGACTTATCTCGATGGTCGGCTCAAGACCTCGAAGCGGTCGCACTGACGCTCAACAACCGACCCCGAAAGGTCCTCGGCTGGAAGACTCCCGCCGAAGTCTTTGCCCAACAGCTACACTCACTCCAACAACCCGGTGTTGCAACGACCGATTGA
- a CDS encoding recombinase family protein, which yields MAAILGYARVSTTGQELDAQLAALAAAGVDDVDRVFTDKLSGAVNTERPGLAAMLDYARAGDTVIVAAVDRLGRSVAEVTRTIAELGERRIVLRALREGIDTDTPTGRAVAAIMATLAELELELGRERRAASRESRRSRQLPATKPPKLSPDRQEQLRRLAATGEPVRELAAAFGVGRATAYRYLSLANRLTPTKGP from the coding sequence ATGGCAGCAATTTTGGGCTACGCCCGCGTCAGTACCACCGGTCAGGAACTCGATGCACAACTGGCGGCGCTTGCTGCTGCCGGCGTCGACGACGTGGATCGGGTGTTCACCGACAAGCTCTCAGGCGCGGTGAACACCGAGCGGCCCGGCCTGGCCGCCATGCTCGACTATGCCCGCGCCGGCGACACTGTGATCGTCGCCGCGGTCGATCGCCTTGGCCGCTCGGTCGCTGAGGTCACCCGCACCATCGCCGAACTCGGCGAACGGCGAATCGTGTTGCGCGCCTTGCGTGAAGGTATCGACACCGACACACCTACCGGCCGCGCTGTCGCCGCGATCATGGCCACACTGGCCGAGCTTGAACTGGAGCTCGGCCGTGAGCGCCGCGCAGCATCACGAGAATCCCGGCGCTCCCGCCAACTGCCGGCCACCAAGCCGCCCAAACTCAGCCCCGATCGGCAGGAACAACTTCGTCGCTTGGCCGCTACGGGTGAGCCCGTGCGAGAACTCGCTGCGGCCTTCGGTGTTGGACGCGCCACCGCGTACCGCTACCTCAGCCTCGCAAATCGACTAACCCCAACGAAAGGACCATGA
- a CDS encoding IS481 family transposase, whose amino-acid sequence MSKARVVVLEIVSGHLSVSAAARTYGMSRQHIHRLLKRFREGGLEAVDPRSRRPASNPRAVSDEVITAIVLLREKLTAQGLDAGPITLQEHLAQQQLPVPSTSTIRRILHHHGLIAPQPHKRPRSSYHRFAAEQPNECWQSDFTHWTLADGTDIEILNWLDDHSRYLLYCTAFTRVSGPDIVASFTTLIDIYGPPASTLTDNGSVYTSRFTHGHNDFERLIASLGITQKNGRPGHPQTQGKIERFHQTLKRWLAARPRPSTLADLQHLLDEFRIIYNTERTHRALPAATTPAQAYTGRPKATPDAMIEHFRIRHDTVDQFGKLTLRHGSRLHHLGIGRRHAHTPVLIVVTTTNVTIISKTGYHLIAGHRINPDRNYWPNQQKTPAKRPGNSVTDDSTHV is encoded by the coding sequence ATGTCGAAAGCCCGCGTGGTGGTGTTGGAAATCGTCTCCGGTCATCTGTCGGTCAGCGCCGCGGCCCGTACCTACGGGATGTCCCGTCAACACATCCACCGACTGCTCAAACGTTTCCGGGAAGGCGGTCTGGAAGCCGTCGATCCCCGCTCTCGGCGCCCCGCCAGCAACCCCCGTGCAGTCAGCGATGAGGTCATCACCGCGATCGTGCTGCTGCGCGAAAAACTCACCGCACAAGGCCTCGACGCCGGCCCGATCACCCTGCAAGAACACCTGGCCCAACAACAGCTACCGGTGCCCTCGACCTCCACCATCCGACGCATCCTGCACCATCACGGACTGATCGCCCCGCAACCCCACAAACGGCCCCGCAGCTCCTATCACCGCTTCGCCGCCGAACAACCCAACGAATGCTGGCAGTCCGACTTCACCCACTGGACCCTGGCAGACGGCACCGACATCGAGATCCTCAACTGGCTCGATGACCACTCCCGATACCTGCTGTACTGCACCGCATTTACCCGCGTCAGCGGACCCGACATCGTGGCCAGTTTCACCACCCTCATCGACATCTACGGCCCGCCGGCATCCACCCTGACCGACAACGGATCGGTCTACACCTCACGATTCACCCACGGCCACAACGATTTCGAACGACTTATCGCCAGCCTGGGCATCACGCAAAAGAACGGACGCCCCGGCCACCCACAAACACAAGGCAAAATCGAACGCTTCCACCAAACCCTCAAACGCTGGCTGGCCGCCCGCCCCCGACCATCGACCCTGGCCGACCTGCAACACCTGCTCGACGAATTCCGCATCATCTACAACACCGAACGCACCCACCGAGCCCTGCCAGCCGCCACCACACCGGCGCAGGCCTACACCGGCCGACCCAAAGCCACCCCGGACGCAATGATCGAACACTTCCGCATCCGCCACGACACCGTCGATCAATTCGGCAAACTCACTCTGCGCCACGGCAGCCGACTACACCACCTGGGCATCGGACGCCGCCATGCCCATACCCCGGTACTCATTGTGGTCACCACCACCAACGTCACCATCATCAGCAAAACCGGATACCACCTCATCGCTGGCCACCGGATCAACCCCGACCGCAACTACTGGCCCAACCAACAAAAAACCCCGGCCAAAAGACCGGGGAATTCTGTAACCGATGACTCGACTCATGTGTAA
- a CDS encoding sigma-70 family RNA polymerase sigma factor: protein MTTMSNDTTPDYSDDYDTRRNVLLTPDEELARPDRYPRMWNMSAGMAFFQAVIRPDTPDHPEYVSVPMPSSTTDLETRGTRIFAVARWNGLWEAAQYRRRFFHDDVDAGTDDYARLPPDLARIADLGDNNIVFIPRTQTRYYDYAPLFHLLPRATLDRFGLPMLTAGQWPFWAELTNPDPYLPVDFSQRLSRAWGATIWRHLMPGSPQIAFTKDDPIRILAHNLDFWVPAVTEAMEDEMRTWPIVDTDGPSGPVRLSNGEILEGVTAGGPRVGSDLWAGEEEAAEFVERTIDAADKTGRLRDILDAVRSYRVHDDFSDRWSHAKEDFDRTLNHKRSKVTVTFVELDDTTPVHGPETEVIGQLACSDFLTLLNRSDREVVVVLRSGVTSLTDVGKILGYSSHSAVSKRLARIRDQAARFFDET from the coding sequence ATGACCACCATGTCTAACGACACCACCCCCGACTACAGCGACGACTACGACACTCGCCGGAACGTTCTTCTCACCCCCGACGAAGAACTCGCTCGCCCAGACCGCTATCCGCGCATGTGGAACATGTCTGCTGGGATGGCGTTCTTCCAGGCGGTCATTCGCCCGGACACGCCGGATCACCCGGAATACGTCAGCGTCCCCATGCCAAGCAGCACCACCGACCTCGAAACCCGTGGGACCAGGATCTTCGCCGTGGCTCGGTGGAATGGATTGTGGGAGGCCGCCCAATACCGGCGCCGCTTCTTTCACGACGACGTCGACGCGGGCACCGACGACTACGCGAGATTGCCTCCCGACCTGGCGCGCATCGCCGATCTCGGTGATAACAACATCGTGTTCATTCCCCGCACCCAGACCCGCTACTACGACTATGCGCCCCTGTTTCACCTGCTCCCGCGCGCCACGTTGGACCGGTTCGGCCTGCCGATGCTCACTGCCGGTCAATGGCCGTTCTGGGCGGAGTTGACCAACCCGGACCCCTACCTGCCCGTTGATTTCAGCCAGCGGCTATCGCGGGCGTGGGGGGCCACGATCTGGCGTCACCTCATGCCTGGTTCACCGCAGATCGCCTTCACCAAGGACGACCCGATCCGCATCCTGGCGCACAACCTCGACTTCTGGGTGCCCGCGGTTACCGAGGCCATGGAAGACGAGATGCGGACCTGGCCGATCGTCGATACCGATGGCCCTAGTGGTCCGGTACGGCTGAGCAACGGCGAGATCCTCGAAGGCGTCACCGCCGGCGGCCCCCGCGTGGGTTCTGACTTGTGGGCCGGTGAAGAGGAAGCCGCCGAATTCGTCGAGCGCACCATCGACGCCGCCGACAAAACTGGCCGGCTGCGCGACATTCTCGACGCCGTGCGCTCCTACCGGGTCCACGACGACTTCTCCGACCGGTGGTCACACGCCAAGGAGGACTTCGATCGCACGCTCAACCACAAGCGCTCAAAGGTCACCGTCACCTTCGTCGAGCTCGATGACACCACTCCGGTTCACGGGCCTGAGACCGAAGTCATCGGCCAGCTCGCATGCAGCGACTTCCTGACTCTGCTCAACCGCAGCGACCGCGAAGTGGTGGTCGTCCTGCGCAGCGGAGTCACCTCTCTCACCGACGTCGGCAAGATCCTCGGCTACAGCAGCCACAGCGCCGTATCAAAGCGGCTCGCACGCATTCGCGACCAGGCGGCACGCTTCTTCGACGAGACCTGA
- a CDS encoding ApeA N-terminal domain 1-containing protein encodes MRQSELQRITGWFYLPEDPSNRVPGVLTWEPDDGATLELIGGFSPGPEFRQNPTGGWVATDFVGDVRPGTICGETVAGQQISIWDAQRGSHTVGFGGAVREEFWHSSWMCVGAHIISPQEPALVKATITIDELYYLTDDGRFCAPQWSPIEGVEHPGKKQPDGTLLMPYISRSSAVTVLSTRGLKSQRRRIRSPPRRRDRG; translated from the coding sequence ATGAGACAGTCTGAGCTGCAACGGATCACCGGTTGGTTTTACCTTCCCGAGGATCCGAGTAATCGTGTGCCGGGAGTGTTGACCTGGGAACCCGATGACGGTGCGACCCTGGAGCTGATCGGTGGCTTCTCTCCGGGACCCGAGTTCCGCCAGAATCCTACCGGCGGATGGGTCGCTACTGACTTCGTGGGCGACGTTCGACCTGGGACCATCTGCGGTGAAACGGTTGCTGGACAACAGATTTCCATCTGGGATGCTCAGCGGGGCAGCCACACGGTGGGTTTCGGCGGCGCGGTGCGTGAGGAGTTCTGGCATTCCTCGTGGATGTGCGTCGGTGCGCACATCATCAGCCCGCAAGAGCCAGCATTGGTGAAAGCCACCATCACCATCGACGAGCTGTACTACCTCACCGACGACGGCCGATTCTGCGCGCCGCAATGGTCGCCGATCGAAGGCGTTGAACATCCGGGCAAAAAGCAGCCCGACGGCACACTGTTGATGCCGTACATCTCCCGGTCGTCGGCGGTTACCGTGCTGAGTACGCGCGGGCTGAAATCCCAGAGGCGTCGTATTCGATCGCCACCACGGCGACGCGACCGTGGATGA
- a CDS encoding protein kinase domain-containing protein, with amino-acid sequence MANLATNGTIADKIQPGVGIPIATAVRWARQAYQGVARIHDQKLLHRDIKPENLFIDSRQDLLVGDLGLAQLQDENGLADAAGSIPTMAPEVARIGAPGHNPRTARVYGIAADVYSLGATLFWMLAGAQPVPAASSYGDIWKASQPDLWNVAPHVPQGLRDIINKSIARDPVKRYASAAGFDSALGGWSPPPRHWTRIKSHPGHEQCFSGTKGTSILEVCAIPTGVRTQLIIVACHSASRRAVTKASCRLPG; translated from the coding sequence GTGGCAAACCTAGCGACAAACGGCACCATTGCCGACAAGATCCAGCCCGGCGTCGGGATCCCGATCGCCACAGCTGTCCGCTGGGCTCGGCAGGCATATCAGGGCGTCGCCCGTATCCACGATCAGAAGTTGCTGCACCGCGACATCAAACCCGAGAACCTCTTCATCGACAGTCGTCAGGACCTTCTAGTCGGAGACCTCGGGCTCGCGCAACTCCAGGATGAAAACGGCCTGGCCGACGCCGCGGGGAGCATCCCAACGATGGCTCCCGAAGTCGCACGCATCGGCGCACCGGGGCACAACCCTAGGACGGCGCGTGTCTATGGCATCGCCGCAGATGTCTACAGCCTCGGTGCAACTCTGTTCTGGATGCTCGCTGGCGCTCAGCCCGTTCCGGCAGCTTCGTCATACGGCGACATTTGGAAAGCGTCCCAACCTGACCTCTGGAACGTGGCTCCACACGTACCACAAGGCCTGCGCGACATCATCAACAAATCCATCGCGCGGGATCCCGTCAAGCGCTACGCCTCGGCAGCTGGTTTCGATTCCGCACTCGGCGGATGGTCACCGCCGCCACGCCACTGGACTCGCATAAAGTCCCATCCCGGGCATGAACAGTGCTTCAGTGGCACCAAAGGCACGTCGATCCTGGAAGTTTGCGCAATCCCAACGGGTGTACGAACACAGTTGATCATCGTCGCGTGCCACTCGGCATCACGGCGAGCCGTGACGAAGGCCTCCTGTCGCTTGCCAGGGTGA